A window of the Alphaproteobacteria bacterium genome harbors these coding sequences:
- a CDS encoding NnrU family protein → MDDPHILLLLAAVAAFVGLHLVLALPAIRARLVARLGTGPFRGLYALQSTVTLVLTALAYRDAPYVPLWTVPALAWLPVVLMPVALWLVVGALSTRNPTAIGGAAAAIPAGDALPLTTAVTRHPMLWGVTLWALGHLAANGDLASLFLFGGMAVLSLAGMAGIDAKKRADPAFDFAALAERTSLLPLAATLAGRNRLRAGWADALRLAVAVLLYVGILHGHASVFGVSPYPPGHDLPASGVTSSQ, encoded by the coding sequence ATGGACGATCCGCACATTCTGCTTCTGCTGGCGGCGGTGGCCGCCTTCGTCGGGCTGCATCTCGTCCTGGCGCTGCCGGCGATTCGCGCGCGCCTTGTCGCCCGTCTCGGCACCGGACCGTTCCGCGGACTCTATGCGCTGCAATCGACCGTGACGCTGGTGCTGACGGCCCTCGCCTATCGCGACGCACCCTATGTGCCGCTGTGGACCGTGCCCGCGCTCGCCTGGCTGCCGGTCGTGCTGATGCCGGTCGCGCTGTGGCTGGTGGTCGGCGCGCTGTCGACCCGCAACCCGACCGCGATCGGCGGCGCGGCCGCGGCAATCCCGGCCGGCGACGCCCTGCCGCTGACCACCGCGGTCACCCGCCACCCGATGCTGTGGGGCGTGACGCTGTGGGCGCTCGGCCATCTGGCCGCCAACGGCGACCTGGCCTCGCTGTTCCTGTTCGGCGGCATGGCGGTGCTGTCGCTCGCCGGCATGGCGGGCATCGATGCCAAGAAGCGGGCGGACCCCGCCTTCGATTTCGCGGCGTTGGCCGAACGCACCTCGCTGCTGCCGCTGGCGGCGACCCTGGCCGGCCGCAACCGGCTGCGCGCCGGCTGGGCCGATGCGCTGCGGCTCGCCGTCGCGGTGCTGCTCTACGTCGGCATCCTGCACGGCCATGCCTCGGTGTTCGGCGTCTCCCCCTACCCGCCCGGGCATGACCTGCCGGCCTCCGGCGTCACCTCCTCCCAATAG
- a CDS encoding LysR family transcriptional regulator, with product MSMDNLAAMAVFAKVVEANGFSAAARDLGLSKSAVSKHVSRLEDRLGARLLNRTTRRLALTEIGEAFYERCTRLVAEAEEAELAVTRMSAEPSGMLRVNMPFSFGSLHVVPSLCGFMGAYPRVNVQVTLDDRYADLVADGYDLAIRIGELDDSSLIARRLAITRPKLVASPAYWARHGVPRVPADLSAHECLVYTYLRRGPLWRFGDQAVRIAGRLQANNGDVLRQAALAGHGVALLPSFIVWRDLHEGRLVPALEAYCEDPLGIYAIYPHSRHLSAKVRAFIDFLAARFGERPYWEEVTPEAGRSCPGG from the coding sequence ATGTCGATGGACAACCTCGCCGCGATGGCGGTCTTCGCCAAGGTGGTGGAAGCCAACGGCTTCAGCGCGGCCGCCCGCGACCTCGGCCTGTCGAAGTCGGCCGTCAGCAAGCACGTCAGCCGGCTGGAGGACAGGCTGGGCGCCCGGCTGCTGAACCGGACCACGCGCCGGCTGGCACTGACCGAGATCGGCGAGGCGTTCTACGAGCGCTGCACCCGGCTGGTGGCCGAGGCCGAGGAGGCCGAGCTCGCGGTCACCCGGATGAGCGCGGAGCCGAGCGGCATGCTGCGGGTCAACATGCCGTTCAGCTTCGGCAGCCTGCATGTGGTGCCGAGCCTGTGCGGCTTCATGGGCGCCTATCCGCGGGTCAACGTGCAGGTGACGCTGGACGACCGCTATGCAGACCTGGTCGCCGACGGCTACGACCTCGCCATCCGCATCGGCGAGCTCGACGATTCCAGCCTGATCGCGCGCCGGCTGGCAATCACGCGGCCGAAGCTGGTGGCGTCGCCGGCCTATTGGGCCAGACACGGAGTGCCGCGGGTACCGGCCGACCTCTCCGCCCACGAGTGCCTCGTCTACACCTATCTGCGCCGTGGACCGCTGTGGCGGTTCGGCGACCAGGCTGTGCGCATCGCCGGCCGGCTGCAGGCCAACAACGGCGACGTGTTGCGGCAGGCCGCGCTGGCCGGCCACGGGGTCGCGCTGCTGCCCAGCTTCATCGTCTGGCGCGACCTGCACGAAGGGCGGCTGGTGCCGGCGCTGGAGGCCTATTGCGAGGACCCGCTCGGCATCTATGCGATCTACCCGCACAGCCGGCACCTGTCCGCCAAGGTGCGGGCGTTCATCGACTTCCTGGCCGCGCGTTTCGGCGAACGGCCCTATTGGGAGGAGGTGACGCCGGAGGCCGGCAGGTCATGCCCGGGCGGGTAG
- a CDS encoding SDR family oxidoreductase: MSEERSGEFAGKVAVVTGGTSGSGEATARLIAARGAAGVTICGRDAARGEAVAADIGAGGCPALFVQAELADVDACFHVIDETERRFGRLDALVNVAGLSTRGSVENTTPEVWDSLFAVNVRAPFFLAQRAVGVMRKHKIAGAIATVGSIVAYGGPPFLTPYATTKGALMTLTRNLANSLKRDRIRVNMLNIGWTNTPWEHVVQTTVHNRGENWLEEAAKVQPFGRLIEPDDVARALAFMVSDESGLMTGAIIEYDQTVIGTADENPGM; this comes from the coding sequence ATGAGCGAAGAACGGTCCGGCGAATTCGCCGGCAAGGTCGCGGTGGTGACGGGCGGCACCAGCGGGTCCGGCGAGGCGACGGCGCGGCTGATCGCGGCGCGCGGCGCGGCTGGCGTGACGATCTGCGGCCGCGACGCGGCACGCGGCGAGGCGGTGGCCGCCGACATCGGCGCCGGCGGCTGTCCCGCGCTGTTCGTGCAGGCGGAACTGGCCGATGTCGACGCCTGTTTCCACGTGATCGACGAGACCGAGCGGCGCTTCGGGCGTCTGGACGCGCTGGTCAACGTCGCCGGCCTGTCGACCCGCGGCTCGGTGGAGAACACGACGCCGGAGGTCTGGGACAGCCTGTTCGCCGTCAACGTGCGGGCGCCGTTCTTCCTCGCCCAGCGCGCGGTCGGCGTGATGCGCAAGCACAAGATCGCGGGGGCGATCGCCACCGTCGGCTCGATCGTCGCCTATGGCGGCCCGCCGTTCCTGACGCCCTATGCCACCACCAAAGGCGCGCTGATGACGCTGACCCGCAACCTGGCCAACAGCCTGAAGCGCGACCGCATCCGGGTGAACATGCTCAACATCGGCTGGACCAATACCCCGTGGGAGCATGTGGTGCAGACCACGGTGCACAACCGCGGCGAGAACTGGCTGGAGGAGGCGGCGAAGGTGCAGCCGTTCGGCCGGCTGATCGAGCCGGACGACGTCGCCCGCGCGCTCGCCTTCATGGTGTCCGACGAGTCCGGCCTGATGACCGGGGCGATCATCGAATACGACCAGACTGTGATCGGCACCGCCGACGAGAACCCGGGCATGTGA
- a CDS encoding pyrimidine 5'-nucleotidase, whose protein sequence is MWRMPNDTPPTPLPFPRFTAIDTWIFDLDNTLYPATTDLFTQVRDRMTHYIGARFGLAFDEARALQRRYYLEHGTTLRGLMSNDGVDPAEFLGFVHDIDLDGLAPATGLRAALARLPGRRLIYTNASTMHAKRVAERLGIFDLFDAVFDIVAADFEPKPDQAAFDRMVAAHGVDPRRAAFFEDIGRNLQPAAARGMATVLVRGNDEPGLDDGDRAHIHFEVDDLAEWLHALVDGMGGGARALPA, encoded by the coding sequence ATGTGGCGCATGCCAAACGACACGCCGCCGACCCCGCTGCCGTTCCCGCGCTTTACGGCGATCGACACCTGGATCTTCGATCTCGACAACACGCTCTATCCCGCGACGACCGACCTGTTCACCCAGGTGCGCGACCGGATGACCCACTACATCGGGGCGCGGTTCGGGCTGGCGTTCGACGAGGCCCGCGCATTGCAGCGGCGTTACTATCTCGAGCACGGCACGACGCTGCGCGGCCTGATGAGCAACGACGGAGTCGACCCGGCGGAGTTTCTGGGCTTCGTCCACGACATCGACCTCGACGGGCTTGCGCCGGCGACCGGACTGCGGGCCGCCCTGGCGCGCCTGCCCGGGCGTCGGCTGATCTATACCAACGCCAGCACCATGCACGCGAAGCGGGTGGCGGAGCGGCTGGGCATCTTCGACCTGTTCGACGCGGTGTTCGACATCGTCGCCGCCGATTTCGAACCGAAGCCGGATCAGGCGGCGTTCGACCGGATGGTCGCCGCCCACGGGGTCGATCCGCGCCGCGCGGCCTTTTTCGAGGATATCGGCCGCAACCTGCAGCCGGCCGCCGCGCGCGGCATGGCGACGGTGCTGGTCCGCGGCAACGACGAGCCGGGTCTCGACGACGGCGATCGCGCGCACATCCATTTCGAGGTCGACGACCTGGCCGAGTGGCTGCACGCGCTGGTCGATGGGATGGGCGGCGGGGCGAGGGCGCTGCCGGCCTGA
- a CDS encoding EAL domain-containing protein gives MSATSPAVIPQARDGASPELAPLRRERDRFAAFSFCVADILLELDDAQTIVFATGAVKALLHQAPDALAGRRLVEIASREYAGLVNAVLSSAREQNRMSPVSIRLGGQNGPTPPLQTTGYYLPNLPGLGGRYYLALRLDTAQLGPPRQRNPETGLLDTNGFADSVARRLSRDSDADLKVTLVQVGNLETLRRKLDEESRKALMVTIGAYLRASSLDGDSAGQFDSDHFGLLRSGEASIAPVCRQLREFSRSIDPDGVGLDIADADFSPEAIGLDPSALSRRDIARVLVHAINAFDADDEDLNIDDMARSLGTVARATVGRIARFRTTVAEGAFSPAFQPIVDIATGRPHHFEALARFSHDSEASPGTDIRFAEDLGLITEFDLKMTGKVIDWLRTSNKLGMRYHIAVNLSGRSLSSRAFVERLLVLLDEAGDVREQVLFEVTETARIEAVTKVSAVLGRLRELGHRICLDDFGAGAATFQYLRAFDVDIVKLDGALVHEAATSHKGKAFLGAIVGMCEELGIATVAEMVESEQMMRVVRDAGVPLAQGFFLGRPAADVSAYEAPRPTCFEDRKNSRLAS, from the coding sequence TTGAGCGCGACCTCACCAGCCGTGATTCCGCAGGCGCGCGACGGCGCCAGCCCGGAGCTGGCGCCGCTGCGGCGCGAGCGCGACCGGTTTGCGGCCTTTTCCTTCTGCGTCGCCGACATCCTGCTGGAGCTGGACGACGCGCAGACGATCGTATTCGCCACCGGCGCGGTGAAGGCCCTTTTGCACCAGGCGCCCGATGCGCTGGCCGGCCGGCGGCTGGTCGAGATCGCCAGCCGGGAATATGCCGGGCTGGTCAATGCGGTGCTGTCCAGCGCCCGGGAGCAGAACCGCATGAGCCCGGTCTCGATCCGGCTCGGCGGTCAGAACGGGCCGACCCCGCCGCTGCAGACGACCGGCTATTACCTGCCCAACCTGCCCGGGCTGGGCGGCCGCTACTATCTCGCGCTGCGGCTCGACACGGCCCAGCTCGGCCCGCCGCGGCAGCGCAACCCCGAGACCGGATTGCTCGACACCAACGGCTTCGCCGATTCCGTCGCGCGCCGGCTGTCGCGCGACAGCGATGCGGACCTGAAGGTGACGCTGGTCCAGGTCGGCAACCTGGAAACGCTGCGTCGCAAGCTGGACGAGGAAAGCCGCAAGGCGCTGATGGTGACGATCGGCGCCTATCTGCGCGCCAGTTCGCTGGACGGCGACAGCGCCGGCCAGTTCGATTCCGATCATTTCGGCCTGCTGCGCAGCGGCGAGGCGAGCATCGCGCCGGTCTGCCGGCAGCTGCGCGAATTCTCCCGCTCGATCGATCCCGACGGCGTAGGCCTCGACATCGCCGACGCCGATTTCTCGCCGGAGGCGATCGGCCTGGATCCGTCCGCCCTGTCGCGGCGCGACATCGCCCGGGTGCTGGTCCACGCCATCAACGCCTTCGACGCCGACGACGAGGACCTGAACATCGACGACATGGCCCGCTCGCTCGGCACGGTCGCCCGCGCCACGGTCGGCCGGATCGCGCGGTTCCGGACCACGGTCGCCGAGGGCGCGTTCTCGCCGGCCTTCCAGCCCATCGTCGACATCGCGACCGGCCGCCCGCACCATTTCGAGGCACTGGCGCGGTTCTCGCACGACAGCGAGGCTTCGCCCGGCACCGACATCCGCTTCGCCGAGGATCTGGGCCTGATCACCGAGTTCGACCTCAAGATGACGGGCAAGGTGATCGACTGGCTGCGCACCAGCAACAAGCTGGGCATGCGCTATCACATCGCGGTCAACCTCTCCGGACGCTCGCTGAGCTCGCGCGCCTTCGTCGAGCGCCTGCTGGTCCTGCTCGACGAAGCCGGCGACGTGCGCGAGCAGGTGCTGTTCGAGGTGACCGAGACCGCCCGGATCGAGGCGGTGACCAAGGTGTCGGCCGTGCTCGGGCGGCTGCGCGAGCTCGGCCACCGCATCTGCCTGGACGACTTCGGCGCCGGGGCGGCCACGTTCCAGTATCTGCGCGCGTTCGACGTCGACATCGTCAAGCTCGACGGCGCCCTGGTGCACGAGGCGGCGACCAGCCACAAGGGCAAGGCGTTCCTCGGCGCCATCGTCGGCATGTGCGAGGAGCTGGGCATCGCCACGGTGGCGGAGATGGTGGAATCCGAGCAGATGATGCGCGTGGTGCGCGATGCGGGCGTGCCGCTGGCGCAGGGATTCTTCCTCGGCCGGCCGGCGGCCGACGTCAGTGCCTATGAGGCGCCGCGGCCGACCTGCTTCGAGGATCGCAAGAACAGCCGTCTGGCCTCCTGA
- a CDS encoding 2-dehydropantoate 2-reductase: MKIGIIGAGGVGGYYGGRIAAAGRATVWFLARGAHLAAMRSAGLRILSPLGDAHVPHPNASDDAAAIGHCDAVLICTKLWSLAEAIEAAAPMVGPDTVVISMQNGVDGEPAVLARYGAARTGGGTVWIPAEIAEPGVVRQNNPMTRFIVGPLDRRPDPRIAALFHAADLPEVQAELSPDIEVDIWRKFVMLACHSGATTAMRMPIGGVLDRDRPRFEAALREAIAVGRAVCPRLPADLFETTMAGVAAMPYQMKSSMLQDLERGGRIELDWLSGAIVRLGQAHGIATPTHEALVADVRREAAKTGSMV, translated from the coding sequence ATGAAGATCGGCATCATCGGCGCGGGCGGCGTCGGCGGATACTACGGCGGCAGGATCGCCGCGGCCGGACGCGCCACCGTGTGGTTCCTCGCCCGCGGCGCGCACCTGGCGGCGATGCGCAGCGCCGGGCTGCGCATCCTCAGCCCGCTCGGCGACGCGCACGTCCCGCATCCGAACGCCAGCGACGACGCTGCCGCCATCGGCCATTGCGACGCGGTGCTGATCTGCACCAAGCTGTGGTCGCTGGCCGAGGCGATCGAGGCGGCGGCGCCGATGGTCGGGCCCGATACCGTGGTGATCTCGATGCAGAACGGGGTCGACGGCGAACCGGCGGTGCTGGCCCGCTACGGGGCCGCGCGTACCGGCGGCGGCACCGTCTGGATCCCGGCCGAGATCGCCGAGCCGGGCGTTGTGCGCCAGAACAACCCGATGACGCGCTTCATCGTCGGCCCGCTCGACCGGCGGCCGGACCCGCGCATCGCCGCGCTGTTCCACGCCGCCGACCTGCCGGAGGTGCAGGCCGAGCTGTCGCCCGATATCGAGGTCGATATCTGGCGCAAGTTCGTCATGCTGGCCTGCCACAGCGGCGCCACCACCGCCATGCGCATGCCGATCGGCGGGGTGCTGGACCGCGACCGTCCGCGCTTCGAGGCCGCACTGCGGGAGGCCATCGCGGTGGGGCGCGCCGTGTGCCCGCGCCTGCCGGCCGACCTGTTCGAGACCACCATGGCCGGCGTCGCCGCGATGCCGTACCAGATGAAATCGTCGATGCTGCAGGACCTGGAGCGCGGCGGCCGCATCGAGCTCGACTGGCTGTCAGGCGCCATCGTCCGGCTGGGCCAGGCGCACGGTATCGCCACCCCGACCCATGAGGCGCTGGTGGCGGATGTACGCCGCGAGGCGGCGAAGACCGGTTCCATGGTCTGA
- a CDS encoding phytanoyl-CoA dioxygenase family protein, with product MADKDFAALGLALRNDGFCVARGLLPADLIAALRAHAARIVPTIDDAHRARNRSQGSLVQLAEHPEFAEVIGAPALLAAFAGFGFADTRYSGGYLISKPPHSPALFWHQDWWGWDDPISYTAAIAQVFVMIYLTDTSPANGCLRVIPGSHRRRHPLHAALQAHDERLSRVEDPGDPLYQPRDDAVPVPVAAGDVVFGDARLLHATHPNDSDAERSLLTLWFHPNHGTLPAAMRMTIRQVYERRTGDTDPAGPEPMTIDDWPEAARRRIAPVQLPPISGVAPHPWNRIPHWLGAEGMQPAGG from the coding sequence ATGGCTGACAAAGACTTCGCCGCCCTCGGGCTGGCCTTGCGCAACGACGGATTCTGCGTCGCCCGCGGGCTGCTGCCGGCCGACCTGATTGCGGCGCTGCGTGCGCATGCCGCCCGCATCGTGCCGACCATCGACGACGCCCACCGCGCGCGCAACCGCTCGCAGGGCAGCCTGGTCCAGCTGGCCGAGCACCCCGAATTCGCCGAGGTGATCGGCGCACCGGCGCTGCTTGCCGCCTTCGCCGGCTTCGGCTTCGCCGACACGCGCTACAGCGGCGGCTACCTGATCAGCAAGCCGCCGCACAGCCCGGCTTTGTTCTGGCATCAGGACTGGTGGGGCTGGGACGATCCGATCTCCTACACCGCCGCCATCGCCCAGGTCTTCGTCATGATCTATCTGACCGACACGTCGCCCGCGAATGGCTGCCTGCGGGTGATTCCCGGCAGCCACCGCCGGCGCCACCCGCTGCATGCCGCCCTGCAGGCGCACGACGAGCGGCTGTCGCGGGTCGAAGATCCCGGCGATCCGCTCTACCAGCCGCGCGACGACGCCGTTCCCGTGCCGGTCGCCGCCGGCGACGTCGTGTTCGGCGACGCGCGTCTGTTGCACGCGACCCATCCCAACGACAGCGACGCGGAACGCAGCCTGCTGACGCTGTGGTTCCATCCGAACCACGGCACGCTGCCGGCGGCGATGCGCATGACCATCCGCCAGGTCTATGAGCGCCGCACCGGCGACACCGACCCGGCCGGCCCGGAACCGATGACCATCGACGACTGGCCGGAGGCCGCGCGGCGCCGGATCGCGCCGGTGCAGCTGCCGCCGATCAGCGGCGTCGCGCCGCACCCGTGGAACCGGATCCCGCACTGGCTGGGCGCCGAGGGCATGCAACCGGCCGGCGGCTGA